A single region of the Thermotoga profunda AZM34c06 genome encodes:
- the rpsO gene encoding 30S ribosomal protein S15 — protein sequence MDQREKQQIIEQFRINDKDTGSVEVQVAILTARIKHLTEHLKVHPKDFHSRRGLMKMVGRRRKFLKYLRKANPESYRSLIEKLNLRK from the coding sequence GTGGATCAGAGAGAGAAACAGCAGATTATTGAGCAGTTCAGGATCAACGACAAGGACACTGGTTCAGTTGAAGTTCAGGTAGCCATCTTGACGGCAAGAATTAAGCATTTAACAGAACATTTGAAGGTTCATCCAAAAGATTTTCATTCCAGACGTGGCTTGATGAAGATGGTTGGCAGGCGTAGAAAATTCCTCAAGTATTTGAGAAAGGCAAATCCAGAATCATACAGGTCATTAATTGAGAAACTGAACCTGAGAAAATAA
- a CDS encoding HD-GYP domain-containing protein, with product MIGQIIWKKVDSLIPGDIAMETVQIADNQSPLVRLGQTLTKEIIENLKTNGVKYLWVQISPVTPPVVSPQKVEKLKEEMKDIFHNAAEKMRVNKNEIRDLSSEIVNDIVKNYSDKISLIFLIQQSDEEYTYVHEVHVGMISALIGLEVGMKINELSRLAFSSIIHDIGKVLVPKEILYAPRKLTEKEFELVKKHVEYGSRICENSNVDDPKVISGVRDHHEKLDGTGYLRGLTKDQLEVEAKIIAIADIYDALISNRSYKSSWSPYKTISELIKMASFGKLDKELVQAFVSIVGLYPVGTTVLLNSGEKAVVIGNTKGRATQPIVRLDNGEYIDLAETKKLTITQVLD from the coding sequence ATGATAGGACAAATTATATGGAAAAAGGTTGATTCACTCATACCAGGAGATATAGCTATGGAGACTGTGCAGATTGCCGACAACCAGTCTCCGTTAGTTCGTTTAGGACAAACTCTTACTAAAGAGATCATAGAAAACCTCAAAACAAATGGCGTGAAATATCTGTGGGTACAGATCTCACCAGTTACTCCCCCTGTCGTGAGTCCGCAGAAAGTGGAAAAATTGAAAGAAGAAATGAAAGATATCTTCCACAACGCTGCAGAAAAGATGCGGGTAAACAAAAATGAGATAAGAGATCTTTCAAGTGAAATTGTAAATGACATTGTGAAAAACTACTCTGATAAAATTTCTTTGATTTTCTTGATTCAACAAAGTGATGAAGAATACACATATGTTCATGAAGTACATGTTGGAATGATATCGGCATTGATAGGTTTGGAAGTTGGAATGAAGATAAACGAATTATCACGATTGGCATTTTCTTCGATAATTCACGATATCGGTAAAGTTTTGGTCCCCAAAGAGATTCTCTATGCACCGCGGAAGTTGACAGAGAAAGAATTCGAGTTAGTAAAAAAGCACGTAGAATATGGTAGTAGAATATGTGAGAATTCCAATGTCGATGATCCTAAGGTAATAAGTGGCGTCAGAGATCATCATGAAAAACTCGATGGAACTGGATATCTCAGAGGATTAACGAAAGACCAATTAGAAGTAGAAGCAAAGATTATAGCAATTGCAGATATATATGATGCTCTAATTTCAAATCGATCGTACAAATCCTCTTGGTCGCCATATAAAACTATCTCAGAACTGATTAAAATGGCATCCTTTGGAAAACTCGACAAAGAATTAGTTCAAGCATTTGTGTCTATAGTCGGACTTTATCCAGTTGGAACGACAGTCCTTCTGAATTCAGGCGAAAAGGCAGTTGTGATTGGAAACACAAAAGGCCGTGCAACGCAGCCTATTGTGAGGCTTGATAATGGAGAATACATTGATTTAGCAGAGACGAAAAAATTGACGATTACTCAAGTCTTGGATTGA
- a CDS encoding stage V sporulation protein S codes for MEILKVSSSSNPNKVAGAIAGALSKADKVEIQAIGAGAVNQAVKAIAVARRFLNEGGKDIYMIPGFIEALIDNETRTGMSFKVFVTQKQS; via the coding sequence ATGGAGATTTTGAAGGTCAGTTCAAGTTCGAATCCCAACAAAGTGGCGGGGGCTATTGCGGGTGCATTATCAAAGGCGGACAAGGTTGAGATCCAAGCTATCGGTGCAGGTGCAGTTAACCAAGCAGTAAAGGCTATTGCAGTAGCGAGAAGATTCCTGAACGAGGGTGGGAAGGATATCTACATGATTCCCGGTTTCATTGAGGCTTTGATTGACAATGAAACAAGGACTGGGATGTCCTTCAAGGTGTTTGTAACACAAAAACAGTCCTGA
- the mobA gene encoding molybdenum cofactor guanylyltransferase, whose amino-acid sequence MRAVILNGGSSKRFGEDKSEYLIGTKPMIEHVYEKLSRVFTQIVLVGKPYKGLQYLKDRYSAGPLGGVLTAIEIFEDDLFVVGCDMPFILPDVVESMIDLFKVEKTDAVVPKLSDGIHPLHAIYSRTIRENLVKSMVCADSSFRAAFDHSKVLYVTEDFFREIPNWEWSFVNINTKSDLKFLEVAGCSYKLTR is encoded by the coding sequence ATGAGAGCGGTAATATTAAATGGAGGAAGTTCCAAAAGATTTGGTGAAGATAAGAGTGAATATCTCATCGGAACGAAACCAATGATAGAACATGTGTACGAGAAACTGTCAAGAGTTTTCACTCAGATCGTACTTGTTGGTAAACCATATAAAGGTTTGCAATATTTAAAAGATCGTTATTCGGCAGGTCCCTTGGGTGGTGTTTTGACTGCTATAGAGATATTTGAAGATGATTTGTTTGTTGTGGGATGTGACATGCCATTCATCTTGCCAGATGTTGTGGAAAGTATGATCGACTTGTTCAAGGTAGAAAAAACAGATGCAGTTGTCCCAAAACTCTCGGATGGAATTCATCCGTTGCATGCAATTTACAGCAGAACAATCAGAGAGAATTTAGTGAAGTCTATGGTGTGTGCTGACAGCTCCTTTCGTGCGGCTTTTGACCATTCAAAGGTGTTGTATGTGACAGAAGATTTTTTCAGAGAGATACCAAATTGGGAATGGAGTTTTGTGAATATAAATACCAAGTCTGATCTGAAATTCTTAGAGGTGGCAGGATGTTCTTACAAACTCACAAGGTAA
- a CDS encoding M16 family metallopeptidase, with protein sequence MKIEKMQIGPIKIYCLPVKGVKTLSIAFVVPAGSAHEDRNFAGTAHLLEHVAFKGTKNYEEFTLKYELEVVGGSLNAFTTKDFTVYYARVPYSHFEKAVDILSDLVFNPLIEDHAVELEKSVVTEEIKSFNEDHVSRVQDLFAESILQEPYCRPVSGYEDTVKKLNANILKDFHSKRYGNLRIIAVGKITKRLIEKLESVTKKFDRNVDELDAHVTFRTISCAFEERNDLSQIHAIVGLPVDFGIQNREYPAFLVLNTLLGSGMSSMFFTRIREKLGLVYDIDLLSHVWKNNSLIGIYASTSVEKFKRYVEEMNRIFDDASISKNYFEYGKKRLMGKLQMVTESVPAMFSYILEFLLVKVEPFELEDVLKRVESVKYKDVQNIWKNICANKWHWSLLIPKGSEGLVKDL encoded by the coding sequence TTGAAAATAGAAAAGATGCAGATAGGTCCTATTAAAATCTACTGTTTACCCGTGAAGGGTGTAAAGACTTTATCAATTGCCTTTGTTGTCCCGGCGGGTTCGGCACACGAAGATAGAAACTTTGCTGGAACCGCACATTTGTTAGAACATGTCGCTTTCAAAGGCACCAAAAATTATGAAGAATTCACCCTGAAATATGAACTTGAAGTCGTAGGAGGCAGTTTGAATGCCTTTACAACCAAAGATTTCACGGTGTATTATGCCCGCGTACCTTACTCTCACTTTGAAAAAGCCGTTGATATCCTAAGTGATCTGGTTTTCAATCCACTCATTGAAGATCATGCTGTAGAACTTGAAAAATCTGTAGTTACAGAAGAAATAAAATCTTTCAATGAAGATCACGTCAGTAGGGTGCAAGACTTGTTTGCAGAGAGCATACTACAGGAACCGTATTGTCGCCCAGTAAGTGGATATGAAGATACTGTTAAAAAACTCAATGCAAATATCTTGAAAGATTTTCATTCTAAAAGATATGGCAATCTGAGAATAATAGCAGTTGGAAAGATAACTAAACGACTGATTGAGAAACTTGAGAGCGTTACAAAAAAGTTTGATAGGAATGTCGATGAACTCGATGCTCATGTTACTTTTAGAACTATCTCATGTGCCTTTGAAGAAAGAAATGATTTGAGTCAAATACACGCGATTGTTGGACTTCCAGTTGATTTTGGGATACAAAATCGAGAATATCCAGCTTTCCTTGTTCTAAACACTCTGCTTGGAAGTGGTATGAGCTCAATGTTTTTCACCAGAATAAGGGAAAAACTCGGACTTGTTTACGATATAGATTTACTGAGCCATGTGTGGAAAAATAATTCTTTGATAGGGATATACGCTTCAACAAGCGTTGAGAAGTTCAAAAGATATGTGGAGGAAATGAATAGAATATTTGATGATGCCTCTATATCTAAAAATTATTTCGAGTATGGAAAAAAGAGACTGATGGGGAAGCTTCAAATGGTCACAGAAAGTGTCCCGGCAATGTTCAGTTACATCTTAGAATTTCTTTTAGTCAAAGTTGAACCTTTTGAATTAGAAGACGTGCTCAAGAGAGTTGAGTCTGTGAAATACAAAGATGTTCAAAACATTTGGAAAAACATCTGTGCAAATAAGTGGCACTGGTCGTTGTTAATACCAAAAGGAAGTGAAGGATTAGTCAAAGACTTATGA
- the galT gene encoding galactose-1-phosphate uridylyltransferase — protein sequence MPEFRKDPVLKRWVIIATERAKRPHDFVRPKIEEKPAFCPFDYGNEHTTPQEILAFRPADTAPNTPGWWVRVVPNKFGAVNSELQAKRYGVGMFDAMDGFGYHEVIIETPDHNTHLALMDYKQVEEIVWAYKQRYDTIAQDEKIQYVLIFKNHGRDAGASLQHPHSQLIAIPIVPKRVQEEMNGSQEYYTYKERCVFCDIIDQEIQRQERVVEENDDFISLEPFAARFPCETWIIPKKHMNDFNDITEKQVKSFARILKNTLYRIYKALDNPPYNFMLHTSPTNGEGKNYYHWHLEIVPRLTNVAGFEWGSGFYINPMPPEEAAKYLRAVEIP from the coding sequence ATGCCTGAGTTCAGAAAAGATCCTGTGCTGAAAAGATGGGTCATAATAGCCACCGAGAGAGCAAAGAGACCCCATGATTTTGTCAGACCCAAGATAGAAGAAAAACCAGCTTTCTGCCCATTCGATTATGGAAACGAACACACAACACCTCAGGAAATCCTTGCGTTTAGACCAGCTGACACTGCTCCAAACACACCCGGTTGGTGGGTGAGAGTGGTTCCAAACAAATTCGGTGCTGTTAATTCCGAACTTCAAGCTAAGAGATACGGTGTCGGTATGTTTGATGCAATGGACGGTTTTGGATATCATGAAGTCATCATCGAAACACCTGATCACAATACACACCTTGCTCTGATGGATTATAAACAAGTCGAGGAAATCGTCTGGGCTTACAAGCAGAGATATGATACCATTGCACAAGACGAAAAAATTCAATATGTTCTCATCTTTAAAAACCACGGTCGAGATGCAGGAGCTTCTCTGCAACATCCTCATAGTCAACTCATAGCCATTCCAATAGTACCAAAAAGGGTTCAAGAAGAAATGAATGGATCTCAAGAGTACTACACCTACAAAGAAAGATGTGTCTTTTGCGACATAATAGATCAAGAGATACAAAGGCAAGAGAGAGTAGTTGAAGAAAATGATGATTTTATATCGCTTGAACCTTTCGCAGCGCGTTTCCCCTGTGAAACATGGATCATTCCAAAAAAGCACATGAATGATTTTAACGACATCACGGAAAAACAAGTTAAATCTTTTGCACGAATTTTGAAGAATACATTGTACAGAATATACAAAGCACTCGACAATCCACCATACAATTTCATGCTTCACACATCACCAACCAATGGTGAAGGAAAAAATTATTATCATTGGCATTTAGAAATTGTCCCTCGTCTCACTAACGTGGCAGGATTTGAGTGGGGATCGGGTTTTTATATAAATCCTATGCCTCCTGAAGAGGCAGCAAAATATTTACGTGCAGTTGAAATACCATGA
- a CDS encoding glycogen synthase has product MKVAMVAYEVYPFAKVGGLADVVGSLPRVIEKQGAKVTVFMPFHKVVQKNCSKLGLGIESVAKSIQVPNLQTSEKFDLYKTRMPESNCVVYFIANDYYFSSENVYEGPDLAEQAIFFSNASLEAMKYLSETFDLVHAHDWQTGLIPVYLRTIYRTDPFFSKTASVFTIHNLGYQGIFNPKYIKFAGLPGYLFNIDGLEFYGQMNFLKGGILFSDIVTTVSPTYAQEIQTEQFGEKLDGVLRLKAEDLYGILNGIDYAEYNPATDKRIYANYDLEHVADKKINKKELQKELGLQVREDTALIGMINRLVDQKGLDLVEKIADYTMMFDVQFVVLGTGDKKYEEFFKNLEKKYPTRVSSNIKFDIDLAQKIYAASDMFLMPSRYEPCGLGQMYSLRYGTIPIVRYTGGLADTVKEYDPKTKEGNGFGFREYDAAHLLEAIARAVYFFKNEGDHWMRIVKNAMSTDVSWDKSARQYMKVYQEALKKRKF; this is encoded by the coding sequence ATGAAAGTCGCAATGGTTGCCTATGAAGTTTATCCTTTTGCGAAAGTTGGTGGGCTTGCCGATGTCGTCGGATCTCTTCCAAGGGTCATAGAAAAACAGGGCGCCAAAGTAACCGTTTTTATGCCATTTCATAAAGTCGTCCAAAAAAATTGTTCGAAACTTGGTTTGGGAATAGAATCTGTCGCAAAATCCATACAGGTTCCAAATTTGCAGACCTCGGAAAAATTCGATCTCTATAAGACTCGAATGCCTGAATCTAATTGCGTCGTGTACTTTATAGCGAATGATTATTATTTCTCCTCTGAAAATGTCTACGAAGGACCAGATCTGGCAGAACAGGCAATCTTCTTTTCCAATGCTTCTTTAGAAGCTATGAAATACCTTTCGGAAACCTTTGACTTGGTTCATGCACATGATTGGCAGACAGGTTTGATACCAGTTTATCTTAGAACAATCTACAGAACGGACCCGTTTTTCTCAAAAACTGCAAGCGTTTTCACGATACACAATTTGGGTTATCAGGGTATCTTCAATCCAAAATACATTAAATTTGCTGGACTACCAGGTTATCTGTTCAATATCGATGGACTTGAGTTCTATGGACAGATGAATTTCTTGAAAGGTGGAATTCTTTTCAGTGACATCGTCACAACGGTTAGTCCTACTTATGCACAAGAAATTCAAACTGAACAATTTGGTGAAAAACTCGATGGAGTATTGAGACTCAAAGCCGAGGATTTGTACGGAATATTAAATGGTATAGACTACGCCGAGTACAATCCGGCAACTGATAAAAGAATATATGCAAATTACGATCTTGAGCATGTCGCTGATAAGAAAATAAACAAAAAAGAACTACAAAAAGAACTTGGATTGCAGGTTAGGGAAGATACGGCTTTGATTGGTATGATAAACAGACTTGTCGACCAAAAAGGATTAGACCTTGTTGAAAAAATTGCGGACTATACAATGATGTTCGATGTGCAATTTGTAGTTCTTGGAACAGGCGATAAAAAATATGAAGAATTCTTCAAGAATCTCGAAAAGAAATATCCAACAAGGGTTTCAAGTAACATCAAATTCGATATAGATCTCGCGCAAAAAATATATGCGGCGAGCGATATGTTTTTGATGCCATCGAGGTATGAACCATGTGGGCTTGGACAAATGTACAGTCTGAGATATGGTACGATACCCATAGTACGTTACACAGGTGGTCTTGCCGATACTGTAAAAGAATACGATCCAAAAACTAAAGAAGGAAATGGATTTGGTTTTCGAGAATATGACGCCGCTCATCTTCTGGAAGCAATTGCAAGGGCCGTTTATTTCTTCAAAAACGAAGGTGATCACTGGATGCGAATAGTCAAAAATGCCATGAGTACCGATGTCTCTTGGGATAAATCTGCGAGGCAGTATATGAAAGTCTATCAGGAAGCTTTGAAAAAGAGAAAGTTCTAA
- the fdhD gene encoding formate dehydrogenase accessory sulfurtransferase FdhD — MFLQTHKVKADGSYQIVEDQIVEDSYIKFYVNNEFVEEIHCLASDLEELIIGKLLYQGVKLLRWSFLIKPGSVFIDVLEFEKIEPRPVGVKTFVSASILIDSMKDLLNNPLHKQTGAVHLAGLYTVDGQCLVKSEDVGRHNAVDKVIGWLVKNKIDPSNKMLLSSGRLPLEMALKCILSGIEILASKAPVMASAIEFSEKLNLTLIGFVREGRMNVYTHKERIKEVSL, encoded by the coding sequence ATGTTCTTACAAACTCACAAGGTAAAAGCCGATGGTAGTTATCAAATAGTAGAAGATCAAATCGTAGAAGACAGTTATATCAAATTCTATGTCAATAATGAATTTGTCGAAGAGATTCATTGTCTTGCAAGTGACTTGGAAGAGCTGATTATTGGGAAACTTTTGTATCAAGGAGTGAAATTGCTTCGCTGGAGTTTTCTGATAAAGCCAGGGAGCGTTTTTATCGATGTTCTTGAATTCGAAAAGATTGAACCAAGACCTGTTGGTGTGAAAACTTTCGTGAGTGCATCAATACTTATAGATTCGATGAAAGATCTTCTAAACAATCCCTTACACAAGCAAACTGGTGCAGTTCATTTGGCAGGACTTTACACAGTTGATGGCCAATGTCTTGTGAAATCTGAAGATGTTGGTAGACACAATGCCGTCGATAAAGTTATCGGTTGGCTTGTAAAGAACAAGATAGATCCATCAAATAAGATGCTTCTGAGTAGTGGGAGACTACCTTTGGAAATGGCTCTTAAATGTATACTTTCAGGTATTGAAATATTAGCATCAAAAGCACCAGTTATGGCCAGTGCGATTGAGTTTTCAGAAAAATTAAATCTCACACTCATAGGTTTTGTAAGAGAGGGCAGAATGAACGTTTATACTCACAAAGAGAGAATAAAGGAGGTGTCTTTGTGA
- a CDS encoding formate/nitrite transporter family protein, producing MKSPAEVQKILIEEISIKKAKLSFTQMALLGILAGMYIGFGGIMALTAMTQVEPYGLKKVLGGAVFTVGLMLVVIAGAELFTGNVLMLTSVYARKITVRQMLRNWIVVYLFNLVGSLLIAWMLVQTKLWGMEQVVNDFGKTAISVANSKVTLGFGAIFFRGMLCNILVDLAVILALAADTVEGKILGIFFPIMTFVAIGFEHSVANMSLIPLGLFIKAASNFGPETLNWAGFWKNIIGATLGNIVGPGIFTALFYYLSYYRTTGQSKT from the coding sequence GTGAAATCACCAGCTGAGGTTCAAAAAATACTCATTGAAGAAATTTCAATTAAGAAAGCTAAACTGAGCTTCACTCAGATGGCACTTCTCGGAATCCTTGCGGGTATGTACATAGGTTTTGGTGGTATCATGGCGCTTACTGCAATGACACAAGTAGAACCTTATGGTCTGAAGAAGGTTCTTGGTGGCGCAGTTTTTACAGTGGGACTAATGCTTGTCGTTATAGCAGGGGCTGAACTTTTCACGGGAAATGTTCTCATGTTGACTTCGGTTTATGCAAGAAAGATAACAGTAAGACAGATGCTTAGAAACTGGATAGTTGTTTATCTTTTTAACCTTGTTGGTTCTTTATTGATTGCATGGATGCTTGTACAAACAAAACTCTGGGGTATGGAACAGGTTGTAAATGACTTTGGGAAGACTGCGATCTCTGTTGCAAATTCGAAAGTTACTCTGGGTTTTGGTGCGATCTTTTTCAGGGGTATGTTATGCAATATATTAGTCGATTTGGCTGTAATACTCGCATTGGCAGCGGATACTGTGGAAGGCAAAATCTTGGGTATATTCTTCCCGATCATGACTTTTGTCGCCATAGGGTTTGAGCACAGTGTGGCAAATATGTCCTTGATACCGCTTGGACTTTTCATAAAAGCTGCTTCAAATTTTGGTCCTGAGACTTTGAATTGGGCAGGTTTTTGGAAGAACATCATCGGAGCAACACTTGGAAACATAGTTGGACCGGGAATCTTTACTGCACTTTTTTATTATCTGAGTTATTACAGAACAACTGGTCAATCCAAGACTTGA
- a CDS encoding polyribonucleotide nucleotidyltransferase, translating to MKTWKREIVGREFFVEHGRVAKQANGAIMARIGETTVLATVVMADSITEGIDFVPLTVEFQERFYAAGKIPGGFIKREGKPSEMAILSARTIDRPIRPLFPKDLRNEVQVVVTVISADAINPPDIVGVFATSLALNISDIPFNGIVAAVRVGLVDGEVVFFPTEEQLQKSLLDIVVAGTEDAITMVEGEAKEVSESQMVDVLFRAHDAIKQIIDFQKEILSEFNITKINLEKKLLPEEVLSDFESLIDESELRNRLLTQGKKARGSALDEYYNKISNSLKEKYGEEKIEELAILLKDAYEERLKHKMRRIIVEEGIRLDLRNPKQIRPISCEIGLLPRVHGSALFTRGETQSLGIVTLGAPMDEQIIDSLLEEGTKRFMLHYNFPPFSTGEVKPLRGPSRREIGHGYLAERALKFILPNENEFPYTVRVVSEILESNGSSSMATVCSGSLALMDAGVPVSKHVAGVAMGLILENDAQIVLTDILGAEDHWGDMDFKVAGTKDGITAFQMDCKVSGVSRDLLERALNQAREARLYVLEKLYEAIDKPRENLSKYAPVIKVTNVDPSRVAEIIGPGGRVIKGIIKDYDVKISVDDLTGRVSVIGDDQTKVDAAIRQINGIVKEIVVGEIFEGKVTRIEPFGVFVEVAPGKIGLLHQSKLVRNLKSIKIGDILRVKVSNIDNSGRFQLEELSDDDDQNQTQKNKPYKKGRKED from the coding sequence TTGAAGACATGGAAACGTGAAATCGTTGGAAGGGAATTTTTTGTTGAGCATGGAAGAGTCGCAAAACAAGCAAATGGTGCCATCATGGCTCGAATAGGTGAAACAACAGTCCTTGCAACGGTTGTAATGGCTGATTCTATCACAGAAGGTATCGACTTTGTGCCACTGACTGTCGAATTTCAAGAGCGCTTTTATGCTGCCGGCAAAATACCAGGTGGATTCATTAAGCGAGAGGGTAAACCAAGTGAAATGGCTATTCTGTCTGCAAGAACAATTGACAGACCCATTAGACCCCTGTTCCCAAAGGATCTTCGAAATGAGGTACAGGTTGTTGTTACTGTGATTTCCGCAGATGCAATTAATCCACCTGATATAGTGGGTGTTTTTGCTACTTCACTGGCTCTTAACATCTCTGATATCCCATTTAATGGTATCGTTGCAGCTGTCAGAGTCGGACTTGTTGATGGTGAAGTTGTCTTTTTCCCAACCGAAGAGCAATTGCAAAAGAGTCTACTTGATATAGTAGTCGCGGGCACAGAAGATGCCATTACTATGGTGGAAGGTGAAGCGAAAGAAGTAAGTGAATCACAGATGGTGGATGTTTTGTTCAGAGCACACGATGCTATCAAACAGATAATTGATTTTCAAAAGGAAATACTATCTGAGTTCAACATCACAAAAATCAACTTAGAAAAAAAACTTCTGCCAGAAGAAGTTTTAAGCGATTTCGAATCTCTAATCGATGAGAGTGAACTGAGAAATAGGCTTTTAACACAAGGCAAAAAGGCCAGAGGATCGGCTTTGGATGAATACTACAATAAAATCTCTAATAGCTTAAAAGAAAAATATGGCGAAGAGAAAATTGAAGAACTCGCAATTCTTCTCAAAGACGCTTATGAAGAAAGATTAAAGCACAAGATGAGAAGAATCATAGTTGAAGAAGGGATAAGACTCGATTTGAGAAATCCAAAACAGATAAGACCTATAAGTTGTGAGATTGGATTACTTCCAAGAGTCCACGGTTCGGCACTTTTCACAAGAGGAGAGACTCAGAGTCTTGGAATAGTCACACTTGGTGCACCAATGGATGAACAAATCATAGACTCATTGCTCGAAGAAGGAACCAAAAGATTTATGCTTCACTACAATTTTCCACCATTTTCAACGGGTGAAGTCAAGCCGTTGAGAGGTCCAAGCCGTCGAGAGATCGGTCATGGCTATCTGGCTGAAAGGGCTTTGAAGTTTATCCTTCCAAATGAGAATGAATTTCCTTACACGGTGAGGGTCGTCTCGGAGATACTCGAATCAAATGGCTCATCTTCCATGGCAACTGTTTGCTCTGGGTCACTCGCACTCATGGACGCCGGGGTTCCAGTGTCAAAACACGTTGCAGGTGTTGCGATGGGTCTTATACTGGAAAATGATGCTCAGATAGTTTTGACAGATATACTCGGTGCCGAAGACCACTGGGGCGATATGGATTTCAAAGTTGCCGGTACTAAAGACGGTATTACTGCATTCCAGATGGATTGTAAGGTTTCTGGTGTGTCACGAGATCTTCTCGAAAGAGCCTTGAACCAAGCAAGAGAAGCAAGATTATATGTTTTGGAAAAGCTGTATGAGGCAATCGATAAGCCAAGGGAAAATCTTTCTAAATACGCACCAGTCATCAAGGTAACAAACGTTGATCCATCCAGAGTTGCTGAGATAATCGGTCCAGGTGGGCGTGTCATAAAGGGCATTATAAAAGATTACGATGTGAAGATATCTGTTGATGATCTCACTGGAAGAGTCAGTGTGATTGGCGATGATCAGACTAAGGTTGATGCTGCAATCAGACAGATAAATGGTATTGTGAAGGAAATAGTTGTCGGTGAGATCTTTGAAGGAAAGGTAACCCGCATAGAGCCATTCGGTGTTTTTGTAGAAGTTGCACCAGGAAAGATTGGGTTATTACATCAGAGCAAACTTGTGAGAAATCTCAAATCAATCAAGATAGGCGATATCTTAAGAGTAAAGGTGAGTAATATTGACAACAGCGGTAGATTCCAACTTGAGGAACTTTCTGACGATGATGACCAAAACCAAACACAGAAAAATAAGCCATATAAAAAGGGTAGAAAAGAAGATTAA